In Edaphobacter paludis, a single window of DNA contains:
- the queA gene encoding tRNA preQ1(34) S-adenosylmethionine ribosyltransferase-isomerase QueA, with protein sequence MRVSDFHFDLPEELIAQSPPPVRGTSRMLRLDRHTGEYSDDFFRNLPEILRPGDLLVLNDSRVIPARLYATRAGLHTQQNSPHPSGRIEVLLTQHLGGDDWSALVRPSRKVQPGEHLHFHAPNETEPLLTAEILTAGEFGERTLRFAPAPDFQAILEKIGHMPLPPYIHRSDNPEDRDRYQTVFSHEPGSAAAPTAGLHFTPAILDQLKQNGIQIETITLHVGLGTFQPVRAKDLADIHLHAEHYTLPAATATAINAALAEGRRIIAAGTTTTRTLEHCAQLASTDPFEPHTGLRLHPHSGSTEIFISPGHNFRVVSGLLTNFHLPQSTLLMLVSAFAGREAVLAAYAHAVRERYRFFSYGDCMLLL encoded by the coding sequence GTGCGCGTATCCGACTTCCATTTCGACCTCCCCGAAGAGCTCATCGCCCAATCCCCGCCACCCGTCCGCGGCACCAGCCGCATGCTCCGCCTCGACCGCCACACCGGCGAATACAGCGACGACTTCTTCCGCAACCTCCCCGAAATCCTCCGCCCCGGCGACCTCCTCGTCCTCAACGACAGCCGTGTCATCCCCGCCCGCCTCTACGCCACCCGCGCCGGTCTGCACACCCAACAAAACTCCCCCCACCCCAGCGGACGCATCGAGGTTCTCCTCACCCAGCATCTTGGCGGGGACGACTGGTCGGCCCTCGTTCGCCCCAGCCGCAAGGTCCAGCCCGGCGAACACCTCCACTTCCACGCCCCCAACGAAACCGAGCCACTCCTCACCGCCGAGATCCTCACCGCAGGAGAGTTCGGCGAGCGCACCCTCCGCTTCGCCCCCGCGCCGGACTTCCAGGCTATCCTCGAAAAAATCGGCCACATGCCGCTGCCCCCCTACATCCACCGCAGCGACAATCCGGAAGACCGCGACCGCTACCAGACCGTCTTCTCCCACGAACCCGGCTCAGCCGCCGCCCCCACCGCCGGACTCCACTTCACTCCCGCGATCCTCGACCAACTCAAGCAAAACGGCATCCAGATCGAGACCATCACCCTCCACGTAGGCCTCGGAACCTTCCAGCCCGTTCGCGCCAAAGACCTCGCCGACATACACCTCCACGCCGAGCACTACACCCTCCCCGCCGCCACCGCCACCGCCATCAACGCCGCTCTGGCAGAGGGCCGCCGCATCATCGCCGCCGGAACCACCACCACTCGCACCCTCGAGCACTGCGCCCAGCTAGCCTCGACCGATCCATTCGAGCCGCACACCGGCCTGCGCCTTCACCCGCACTCCGGCTCAACAGAAATCTTCATCAGCCCCGGCCACAACTTCCGCGTCGTCAGCGGCCTGCTCACCAACTTCCACCTCCCGCAATCCACGCTGCTGATGCTGGTAAGCGCCTTCGCCGGAAGAGAAGCCGTCCTCGCCGCCTACGCCCACGCCGTCCGCGAGCGCTACCGCTTCTTCTCCTACGGCGACTGCATGTTGCTCCTCTGA